From Mycolicibacterium nivoides, a single genomic window includes:
- a CDS encoding metallopeptidase family protein translates to MPVRMSSQRFDELVSDALDLIPPQLAAAIDNVVILVEDRDPDEPEILGLYRGIALTERDSWYAGSLPDTITIYCEALLDFCDSEADVVDEVAITVIHEIAHHFGIDDERLHELGWG, encoded by the coding sequence GTGCCGGTGCGGATGAGCTCGCAGCGTTTCGACGAGTTGGTATCCGACGCACTCGACCTGATCCCGCCGCAGTTGGCGGCCGCGATCGACAACGTCGTGATCCTGGTCGAGGATCGCGATCCCGACGAGCCCGAGATCCTGGGCCTGTACCGGGGAATCGCGCTGACCGAGCGGGATTCCTGGTACGCCGGGTCGTTGCCGGACACCATCACGATCTACTGCGAAGCCCTGCTGGACTTCTGTGACAGTGAGGCCGACGTGGTCGACGAGGTGGCGATCACCGTGATCCACGAGATCGCGCACCATTTCGGGATCGATGACGAGCGGCTCCACGAACTGGGTTGGGGATGA
- a CDS encoding histidine phosphatase family protein: MSGRLILVRHGQSHGNVARRLDTRPPGAELTDLGHDQARRFAGTLSQRPSILAHSVARRAAQTAAGIGTETGLVPFEFEGVHEVQVGELEDRSDDDAVAEFNRIYERWHLGELDVPMPGGESAEEVLGRYVPVLTELRLRYLDDQDFHSDIVLVSHGAAIRLVAAVLAGVDGSFALDHHLANTESIVLAPITDGRWSCVQWAAVTPPFYPEPAVTPVADAVTSETDPMG; encoded by the coding sequence ATGAGTGGACGGCTGATACTCGTCCGCCACGGTCAGTCTCACGGCAACGTCGCCCGGCGTCTGGACACCCGACCGCCCGGTGCCGAGCTGACCGACCTCGGGCACGACCAGGCTCGGCGGTTCGCCGGCACGCTCAGTCAGCGCCCGTCGATCCTGGCCCACTCCGTGGCCCGGCGCGCAGCGCAGACCGCCGCCGGAATCGGCACCGAAACCGGGCTTGTCCCATTCGAATTCGAAGGGGTTCACGAAGTTCAGGTCGGTGAACTGGAGGACCGCAGCGACGACGACGCCGTCGCCGAGTTCAACCGGATCTACGAACGCTGGCACCTGGGCGAACTGGACGTACCGATGCCCGGCGGAGAGAGCGCAGAGGAGGTCCTGGGCCGGTACGTGCCGGTGCTCACCGAACTTCGTTTGCGCTACCTCGACGACCAGGACTTCCACAGCGACATCGTGCTGGTGAGCCATGGCGCCGCGATCCGTTTGGTGGCTGCCGTGCTGGCCGGCGTCGACGGCAGCTTCGCCCTCGACCATCACCTGGCCAACACCGAATCGATTGTGCTGGCGCCGATCACCGACGGGCGCTGGAGTTGTGTGCAGTGGGCGGCGGTGACTCCGCCGTTCTATCCGGAGCCCGCTGTGACACCGGTCGCGGACGCGGTGACGTCCGAAACCGACCCGATGGGCTAG
- the pheA gene encoding prephenate dehydratase — translation MPRIAYLGPEGTFTEVALLQMVAHEMVPDLQPATGGGKDRFTPVLTDSTPGALAAVRDGRADYACVPIENSIEGSVLPTLDSLAVGKPLQIYAELTLDVAFTIVTRPGHSGPVQTVAAFPVALAQVRRWLAANLPDAEIVPATSNAAAAHQVAGGHADAGVSTRLAAERCGLDILAADVVDEANARTRFVLAGPPGVPPAATGADRTSVVLRLDNVPGALVTAMTEFSIRDIDLTRIESRPTRTELGTYMFFLDCVGHIDDDSVAEALKALHRRCTDVRYLGSWPTGASAGAPPPRLDEATRWLTGLRDGTGTS, via the coding sequence GTGCCGCGCATCGCCTACCTCGGACCGGAGGGAACCTTTACCGAAGTGGCGTTATTGCAGATGGTGGCCCACGAGATGGTGCCGGACCTGCAGCCGGCGACCGGTGGGGGCAAAGACCGCTTCACCCCCGTCCTGACCGACAGCACCCCCGGGGCACTGGCCGCGGTACGGGACGGCCGGGCCGACTACGCATGCGTGCCGATCGAGAACTCGATCGAGGGATCGGTGCTGCCAACACTGGACAGCCTGGCGGTCGGGAAACCGCTGCAGATCTACGCCGAGCTGACCCTCGACGTCGCCTTCACGATCGTGACCCGCCCCGGCCACAGCGGGCCGGTACAGACCGTGGCCGCATTCCCGGTGGCCCTCGCGCAGGTGCGCCGGTGGCTGGCCGCCAACCTGCCCGACGCCGAGATCGTGCCCGCCACCTCCAACGCCGCGGCCGCCCACCAGGTCGCCGGGGGCCACGCCGACGCCGGGGTGAGCACCCGGCTCGCCGCCGAGCGCTGCGGCCTGGACATCCTGGCCGCCGACGTCGTCGACGAGGCCAACGCCCGAACCCGCTTCGTCCTGGCCGGGCCGCCCGGCGTACCGCCGGCAGCCACCGGCGCCGACCGCACCTCGGTGGTGCTTCGCCTGGACAACGTCCCGGGTGCGCTGGTCACGGCGATGACCGAGTTCTCGATCCGCGACATCGACCTCACCCGGATCGAATCCCGGCCCACCAGAACCGAGCTGGGCACGTACATGTTCTTCCTGGACTGCGTGGGACACATCGATGACGATTCGGTGGCCGAGGCACTCAAAGCGCTGCACCGACGTTGTACTGATGTGCGATATCTGGGTTCCTGGCCGACCGGAGCGAGCGCGGGTGCGCCCCCGCCGCGTCTGGACGAGGCCACGCGGTGGTTGACGGGCTTGCGTGACGGGACGGGTACCTCATGA
- a CDS encoding DUF2470 domain-containing protein, whose protein sequence is MAIATPTTAERIRSACARGGGAMLAVEGIEPVASPVHHLLEDGSFAITVPETSPLAGMAMSAGSAGVQAVLEMTDYAPLPLREPVRSLVWIRGRLQHVPSSEVAALLDLVATENPDPALLQVNSRAGSHSGQDDDNYMLMRLEIESVVVADSTGAESVGLGALLQARPDPFCAMESGWLQHMESSHRDVVERLATRLPMTLRQGRVRPLGLDRYGVQLRVENEHGDHDVRLPFPKPVDDVTGLSQAIRVLMGCPFLNGLRARRI, encoded by the coding sequence ATGGCCATAGCGACACCGACGACAGCCGAGCGGATCCGCAGTGCATGCGCGCGAGGCGGCGGGGCCATGCTCGCGGTCGAGGGCATCGAACCGGTCGCCTCGCCCGTTCATCACCTGCTCGAAGACGGGTCCTTCGCGATCACAGTCCCCGAGACCAGCCCGCTGGCCGGTATGGCGATGTCAGCCGGCTCGGCCGGTGTCCAGGCCGTGTTGGAGATGACCGACTACGCCCCGCTGCCGCTGCGCGAGCCGGTGCGCTCCCTGGTGTGGATCCGCGGCCGTCTGCAGCACGTGCCGTCGTCGGAGGTCGCCGCACTGCTCGATCTGGTCGCTACCGAGAATCCGGATCCGGCCCTGCTGCAGGTGAACTCCAGGGCCGGGTCGCACTCCGGACAGGATGACGACAACTACATGCTGATGCGCCTGGAGATCGAGTCGGTGGTGGTGGCCGATTCCACGGGTGCCGAGTCGGTCGGCCTGGGAGCCCTGCTGCAGGCCCGCCCCGATCCGTTCTGCGCGATGGAATCCGGTTGGCTGCAACACATGGAGTCCTCCCACCGCGACGTGGTGGAGCGCCTGGCCACCCGCCTGCCGATGACGCTGCGCCAGGGGCGGGTCCGCCCGCTGGGGCTGGACCGCTACGGCGTGCAGCTGCGGGTGGAGAACGAACACGGTGACCACGACGTGCGGTTGCCGTTCCCCAAGCCGGTCGATGACGTCACCGGCCTGAGCCAGGCCATCCGAGTGCTGATGGGCTGCCCGTTCCTCAACGGCCTGCGCGCGCGCCGGATCTGA
- a CDS encoding CPBP family intramembrane glutamic endopeptidase: protein MTTSATGPDEQLEPQRRTLKIEIAVVLAVTFGLSAYTAGLRLIEAVMLGLSGQTVALNPKRSPFDLIDLGLHLAVVLQLLAWGVLALYLLWRSGFGPSAIGLSRPQWRADGLGGLGLALLIGLPGLGFYVLARVLGLSADVEPAELYDTWWRIPMLLGVAFANGWAEEIIVVGFLLTRLRQLDVSPGRALVISSLLRGAYHLYQGYSAGLGNVVMGLVFGYAWQRTGRLWPLIIAHTLIDAVAFVGYALVADHLSWLR, encoded by the coding sequence GTGACGACTTCGGCTACCGGGCCCGACGAGCAACTCGAGCCGCAGCGTCGCACGCTCAAGATCGAGATCGCCGTCGTGCTGGCGGTGACGTTCGGGCTCAGCGCCTACACCGCGGGGCTGCGGCTCATCGAAGCGGTAATGCTCGGGCTGTCCGGCCAGACCGTCGCTCTCAACCCGAAGCGCTCCCCGTTCGACCTGATCGACCTCGGCCTGCACCTGGCCGTGGTCCTGCAGTTGCTGGCCTGGGGCGTGTTGGCCCTGTACCTGTTGTGGCGCAGCGGTTTCGGACCATCCGCGATCGGGCTGTCGCGCCCGCAATGGCGTGCCGACGGCTTGGGTGGGCTCGGCCTGGCCCTGCTGATCGGCCTGCCGGGTCTTGGCTTCTACGTGCTGGCCCGCGTCCTGGGCCTGAGCGCCGACGTCGAACCGGCCGAGCTGTACGACACGTGGTGGCGCATCCCGATGCTGCTCGGCGTGGCGTTCGCCAACGGTTGGGCCGAAGAGATCATCGTGGTGGGGTTCCTGCTGACCCGGCTGCGCCAGCTGGACGTCAGCCCCGGGCGGGCACTGGTGATCTCCAGCCTGCTGCGCGGCGCATATCACCTGTACCAGGGCTACAGCGCGGGTCTCGGCAATGTGGTGATGGGCCTGGTGTTCGGCTACGCATGGCAGCGCACCGGGCGGCTGTGGCCGCTGATCATCGCCCACACCCTCATCGACGCGGTGGCATTCGTCGGCTACGCGCTCGTGGCGGATCATCTGAGCTGGCTGCGATAG
- a CDS encoding molybdopterin dinucleotide binding domain-containing protein has product DAGRLQDGEPFLAGTAVSPVVRMSATTATELGVTPGDPVTVSTDRGAVTLPLSIAEMPDRVVWVPTNSPGSAVHRQLGVTAGALVSIRRAES; this is encoded by the coding sequence GACGCGGGACGTCTTCAGGACGGCGAACCGTTCCTGGCCGGCACCGCGGTCAGCCCCGTGGTGCGCATGTCCGCAACCACGGCCACCGAACTCGGTGTGACACCGGGAGATCCGGTGACGGTGAGCACCGACCGCGGTGCTGTCACGCTGCCGCTCTCGATTGCCGAGATGCCCGACCGGGTGGTGTGGGTGCCCACCAATTCCCCGGGATCAGCGGTCCATCGCCAACTCGGGGTAACCGCCGGAGCACTGGTCTCGATCAGGCGGGCCGAGTCATGA
- the nuoH gene encoding NADH-quinone oxidoreductase subunit NuoH has translation MTYPDPTLFGHDPWWLILAKALGVFVFLLLTVLSAILIERKVLGRMQLRPGPNRVGPWGLLQSLADGVKLALKEGLTPAGIDRPIYLLAPIISVIPAFMAFAVIPMGGEVSVFGHRTALQLTDLPVAVLYILAVTSIGVYGIVLAGWASGSTYPLLGGLRSSAQVISYEIAMALSFAAVFLYAGTMSTSGIVAAQDRTWYVFLLLPSFVVYVTSMVGETNRAPFDLPEAEGELVGGFHTEYSSLKFAMFMLAEYVNMTTVSALATTMFLGGWHAPFPFNLIDGANSGWWPLLWFTAKVWAFMFLYFWLRATLPRLRYDQFMALGWKVLIPVSLVWIMVVAVTHSLREQGYHNWATGLVTTAVVVVAVLAVALWKALRGRTVQPIPQQSTGAYPVPPLPNAGKEAVDA, from the coding sequence ATGACCTACCCCGACCCCACCCTGTTCGGTCACGACCCGTGGTGGCTGATCCTGGCCAAAGCGCTCGGGGTGTTCGTCTTCCTGCTCCTCACGGTGCTCTCCGCGATCCTGATCGAACGTAAGGTGCTGGGCCGCATGCAGCTGCGGCCCGGCCCGAACCGGGTCGGCCCCTGGGGACTGCTGCAGTCATTGGCCGACGGCGTGAAACTCGCTCTCAAGGAGGGCCTCACCCCCGCCGGCATCGACAGGCCCATCTATCTTCTGGCGCCGATCATCTCGGTGATCCCGGCGTTCATGGCGTTCGCGGTGATCCCGATGGGCGGCGAGGTCTCGGTGTTCGGTCACCGCACCGCGCTGCAATTGACCGATCTCCCCGTGGCGGTGCTCTACATCCTCGCCGTCACCTCCATCGGGGTGTACGGCATCGTGTTGGCCGGCTGGGCGTCCGGATCCACCTATCCCCTGCTGGGTGGCCTGCGGTCGAGCGCCCAGGTGATCTCGTACGAGATCGCGATGGCCTTGTCGTTCGCCGCGGTGTTCCTCTACGCGGGCACCATGTCCACCTCCGGCATCGTCGCGGCCCAGGATCGCACCTGGTACGTATTCCTGCTGCTGCCGTCGTTCGTGGTGTATGTGACCTCGATGGTGGGCGAAACCAACCGGGCCCCTTTCGATCTGCCCGAGGCCGAGGGAGAACTGGTCGGCGGATTCCACACCGAGTACTCGTCACTCAAGTTCGCCATGTTCATGCTCGCCGAGTACGTGAACATGACCACGGTCTCCGCCCTGGCCACCACGATGTTCCTCGGCGGCTGGCATGCACCGTTCCCGTTCAACCTGATCGACGGCGCCAACAGCGGCTGGTGGCCGCTGCTGTGGTTCACCGCCAAGGTGTGGGCGTTCATGTTCCTGTACTTCTGGCTTCGGGCGACCCTGCCCCGGTTGCGTTACGACCAGTTCATGGCATTGGGCTGGAAGGTGCTCATCCCCGTGTCCCTGGTCTGGATCATGGTCGTCGCGGTCACCCACAGCCTCCGCGAGCAGGGCTACCACAACTGGGCCACCGGCCTGGTGACCACTGCGGTGGTAGTCGTCGCGGTGCTGGCCGTCGCGCTGTGGAAGGCACTGCGGGGCAGAACTGTTCAGCCGATACCGCAGCAGAGCACCGGGGCCTATCCGGTACCGCCGCTGCCGAACGCTGGGAAGGAGGCCGTCGATGCCTAA
- the nuoI gene encoding NADH-quinone oxidoreductase subunit NuoI, translated as MPKFLDALAGFAVTFSSMFKKTLTEQYPEKPGPVAPRYHGRHQLNRYPDGLEKCIGCELCAWACPADAIFVEGADNTDAERFSPGERYGRVYQINYLRCIGCGLCIEACPTRALTMTNQYEMADDNRADLIWGKDKLLAPLQPGMQAPPHDMAPGSTDDDYYLGRINPLTEDVQ; from the coding sequence ATGCCTAAATTCCTCGACGCCCTGGCCGGATTCGCGGTCACGTTCAGTTCGATGTTCAAAAAGACACTCACCGAGCAGTATCCGGAGAAACCTGGTCCGGTGGCACCGCGCTATCACGGCCGCCATCAGCTCAACCGCTACCCCGACGGCCTTGAGAAGTGCATCGGCTGCGAGTTGTGCGCCTGGGCCTGCCCGGCCGACGCCATCTTCGTCGAAGGCGCCGACAACACTGACGCCGAACGGTTCTCGCCGGGTGAGCGCTACGGCCGGGTGTACCAGATCAACTACCTGCGCTGCATCGGTTGCGGATTGTGCATCGAGGCATGCCCGACACGCGCCCTGACGATGACCAACCAGTACGAGATGGCCGACGACAACCGGGCGGATCTGATCTGGGGCAAGGACAAGCTGCTGGCCCCGCTGCAACCCGGCATGCAGGCGCCCCCGCATGACATGGCGCCGGGCAGCACCGACGACGACTACTACCTCGGCCGGATCAACCCCCTGACCGAGGACGTCCAGTGA
- a CDS encoding NADH-quinone oxidoreductase subunit J yields the protein MSPDVVLLAASTSTSEAVLFWILGIVSVLGAIGVVAAPKAVYSAVFLACTMISLAVLYIAQGAQFLGVVQVVVYTGAVMMLFLFVMMLIGVDLSESFAETLRGQRLAALAAGTGFGILLIAGIGNVSVTGFTGLAQANSGGNVEGLAALIFTRYLWAFELTSTLLITAALGAMVLAHRERVERRKTQRELAVERFQAGGHPTPRPNPGVYARHNAVDVPARLPDGSDAASSVSAILPHRTMSNSANGEG from the coding sequence GTGAGCCCCGACGTCGTGCTACTCGCCGCGAGCACGTCGACGTCGGAGGCAGTTCTGTTCTGGATCCTCGGGATCGTCTCGGTGCTGGGCGCCATCGGAGTGGTAGCCGCGCCGAAAGCGGTGTACTCCGCGGTCTTCCTGGCCTGCACCATGATCTCGCTGGCAGTGCTGTATATCGCCCAGGGCGCCCAGTTCCTCGGGGTGGTCCAGGTGGTGGTCTACACCGGCGCGGTGATGATGCTGTTCCTTTTCGTGATGATGCTCATCGGAGTCGATCTGTCCGAATCCTTCGCGGAAACACTGCGCGGCCAACGTCTTGCGGCGCTCGCCGCCGGTACCGGATTCGGGATCCTGTTGATCGCCGGGATCGGCAACGTATCGGTCACCGGCTTCACCGGGCTGGCGCAGGCCAACAGCGGCGGCAATGTGGAGGGGCTCGCCGCGCTGATCTTCACCCGCTACCTGTGGGCGTTCGAACTGACCAGCACACTGCTGATCACCGCGGCGCTGGGCGCGATGGTGCTCGCACACCGGGAACGCGTCGAGCGCCGCAAGACCCAGCGCGAACTGGCCGTCGAACGGTTCCAGGCCGGAGGGCATCCGACCCCGCGGCCCAACCCCGGTGTCTACGCCCGCCACAACGCGGTCGACGTTCCGGCCCGGCTGCCCGACGGCTCCGACGCGGCGTCGTCGGTCAGCGCCATTCTGCCGCACCGCACGATGAGTAACTCGGCGAACGGGGAGGGGTGA
- the nuoK gene encoding NADH-quinone oxidoreductase subunit NuoK, with protein MNPDNYLYLSALLFTIGASGVLLRRNAIVMFMCVELMLNAANLAFVAFSRMHGQLDGQVVAFFTMVVAACEVVVGLAIIMTIFRTRRSASVDDASLLRH; from the coding sequence GTGAATCCCGACAACTATCTGTACCTGTCGGCGTTGTTGTTCACCATCGGCGCGTCAGGAGTGCTGTTGCGACGCAATGCCATCGTGATGTTCATGTGCGTCGAACTCATGCTCAACGCCGCCAATCTGGCGTTCGTGGCGTTCTCCCGCATGCACGGTCAGCTCGACGGCCAGGTGGTGGCGTTCTTCACCATGGTGGTTGCCGCCTGCGAGGTGGTGGTGGGCCTGGCGATCATCATGACGATTTTCCGCACCCGCCGTTCGGCCTCGGTCGACGACGCCAGCCTGCTGAGGCACTAA
- the nuoL gene encoding NADH-quinone oxidoreductase subunit L, protein MTIPIWLVIALPAAGAVVLLLSGRRSDRWGHLLGCATALGAFVLGAVLFAQMLGRDGEHRAVGESLFSWVPVAGLQVDFGLQLDQLSVCFVLLITGVGSLIHIYSIGYMAEDPDRRRFFAYLNLFLAAMLLLVLADNYLGLYAGWEGVGLASYLLIGFWSHKPSAAAAAKKAFVVNRVGDMGLAIALMIMFATIGSISFAGVFSAAPSLSESTLTAMGLLLLLGACGKSAQVPLQSWLGDAMEGPTPVSALIHAATMVTAGVYLIVRSGPIFDLAPGAQTGVVIVGAVTLLFGAIVGCAKDDIKKALAASTMSQIGYMVLAAGLGPAGYAFAIMHLLTHGFFKAGLFLGAGSVMHAMDDEVNMRRYGGLRKLLPITFATFGLGYLAIIGVPPLAGFFSKDSIIEAALGAEGIRGVILGGAAILGAGITAFYMTRVMLMTFFGEPRWDEQAHPHEAPAVMTWPMILLAVGSVVSGGALAVGGTLSHWLEPVVGAHEAHHAIPAWVVTVMVLAVVAVGIAVAYRMYARRPVPAEVPGGSALTVAARRDLYGDAFNEAVFMRGGQTLTEALVAVDDKVVDGTAGGLAALVSRTSNGLRQLQTGFARSYALSMLTGAALVVATILAVRLW, encoded by the coding sequence ATGACGATTCCCATATGGCTCGTGATCGCCCTTCCCGCCGCCGGAGCCGTTGTGCTGTTGTTGAGCGGCCGACGTTCCGATCGGTGGGGACATCTGCTGGGTTGCGCTACGGCGCTGGGCGCGTTCGTACTCGGGGCAGTGCTGTTCGCCCAGATGCTGGGCCGCGACGGCGAGCACCGTGCGGTCGGCGAATCCCTGTTCTCCTGGGTGCCGGTGGCCGGCCTGCAGGTCGATTTCGGATTGCAGCTCGATCAGCTGTCGGTGTGCTTCGTGCTGCTGATCACCGGCGTCGGGTCCCTGATCCACATCTATTCGATCGGGTACATGGCCGAAGATCCTGATCGGCGGCGGTTTTTCGCATACCTGAATCTGTTCTTGGCAGCCATGCTGCTGCTCGTCCTCGCGGACAACTACCTCGGCCTGTACGCCGGGTGGGAAGGCGTGGGCCTGGCCTCATATCTGCTGATCGGGTTCTGGTCGCACAAGCCCTCGGCCGCCGCCGCGGCCAAGAAGGCGTTCGTCGTCAACCGCGTCGGCGACATGGGACTGGCCATCGCGCTGATGATCATGTTCGCCACCATCGGGTCGATCTCGTTCGCCGGGGTCTTCAGCGCCGCACCGTCATTGAGCGAGTCCACGCTCACCGCGATGGGACTGCTGCTGTTGTTGGGTGCCTGCGGCAAATCAGCCCAGGTGCCGCTACAGTCCTGGCTCGGAGACGCGATGGAGGGCCCGACCCCGGTTTCGGCGCTCATCCACGCCGCCACCATGGTCACCGCAGGCGTCTACCTAATCGTGCGGTCCGGGCCGATCTTCGATCTGGCCCCGGGCGCCCAGACCGGTGTGGTCATCGTCGGCGCCGTCACGCTGCTGTTCGGTGCGATCGTCGGCTGCGCCAAGGACGACATCAAGAAGGCCCTGGCCGCGTCCACGATGAGCCAGATCGGCTACATGGTGTTGGCCGCCGGGCTCGGACCGGCCGGTTACGCGTTCGCGATCATGCACCTGCTCACCCACGGCTTCTTCAAGGCCGGTCTGTTCCTGGGCGCCGGGTCGGTGATGCACGCCATGGACGACGAGGTGAACATGCGCCGCTACGGCGGGCTGCGCAAGCTCCTGCCGATCACGTTCGCCACCTTCGGGCTCGGCTACCTGGCCATCATCGGGGTACCGCCGCTGGCGGGCTTCTTCTCGAAAGACAGCATCATCGAGGCGGCGCTGGGTGCCGAGGGCATCCGGGGCGTGATCCTCGGCGGGGCAGCAATTCTCGGCGCCGGGATCACCGCGTTCTACATGACCCGGGTGATGCTGATGACCTTCTTCGGCGAGCCGCGCTGGGATGAACAGGCACATCCGCACGAGGCCCCGGCCGTGATGACCTGGCCGATGATCCTGCTCGCGGTCGGCTCGGTGGTCTCCGGCGGTGCGCTGGCCGTCGGCGGCACGCTGTCGCATTGGCTCGAGCCGGTGGTCGGCGCTCACGAGGCGCACCACGCGATCCCGGCGTGGGTGGTCACGGTGATGGTGCTCGCGGTCGTCGCGGTCGGCATCGCGGTGGCCTACCGGATGTACGCGCGGCGGCCGGTCCCGGCCGAGGTGCCCGGCGGGTCTGCGCTGACGGTGGCCGCGCGCCGCGATCTGTACGGCGACGCATTCAACGAGGCGGTGTTCATGCGAGGCGGCCAGACCCTCACCGAGGCGCTGGTCGCCGTCGACGACAAGGTGGTCGACGGCACCGCCGGCGGGCTGGCCGCACTGGTGAGCCGAACGTCGAATGGACTGCGCCAGTTGCAGACCGGCTTCGCCCGGTCCTACGCGTTGTCCATGCTCACCGGGGCGGCTCTGGTGGTGGCGACGATCCTGGCGGTGCGACTGTGGTGA
- a CDS encoding NADH-quinone oxidoreductase subunit M, whose protein sequence is MVSTFPWLTALWALPTVGAAVVMLLPAAQRTLAKWLALAISLAALGLAGVIAVGFDPAGEQYQFVESHRWIPSFGTGYILGVDGIALALVVLTAVLLPLLIIAGWNDAARQTGLGGRGVQAYLALTLAVEGMVFMSLVALDILLFYVFFEAMLIPMYFLIGGFGGHRAQASKAAVKFLLYNLFGGLVMLAAVIGLYVVTAGSDAFASGTFDFRAIVTAVSSGEFVINPAVANFLFLGFMFAFAVKAPLWPFHRWLPDAAVQATPASAVLMMAIMDKVGTFGMLRYCLPLFPDASTYFRPLVITLAVIGIIYGAVLAIGQTDVMRLIAYTSISHFGFIILGIFVMTSQGQAGSTLYMINHGISTAALFLIAGFLVSRRGSRLIDAYGGVQKVAPVLAGTFLVAGLATLSLPGLAPFISEFLVLIGTFTRYPVVAVFAATALVLSAVYILWMYQRMMTGPVRDGLLDGDDGVRGLHDLVPRELVVVAPLIALLLVLGIYPKPALDVINPAVQHTLTTIGQSDPVPSAPPTIAEGGR, encoded by the coding sequence GTGGTGAGCACATTTCCGTGGCTGACGGCGCTGTGGGCGCTCCCGACGGTGGGGGCCGCGGTGGTGATGCTGCTGCCGGCCGCGCAACGGACACTGGCGAAATGGCTGGCACTGGCGATCTCGCTGGCAGCACTTGGCCTGGCGGGCGTGATCGCCGTCGGCTTCGATCCGGCCGGCGAGCAGTATCAGTTCGTCGAATCCCACCGCTGGATCCCGTCGTTCGGTACCGGTTACATCCTCGGGGTCGACGGGATCGCCCTGGCCCTGGTCGTTCTCACGGCGGTGCTGCTGCCGCTGCTGATCATCGCGGGCTGGAACGATGCTGCCCGCCAGACCGGGCTGGGCGGCCGGGGCGTGCAGGCCTACCTGGCGCTGACCCTGGCCGTCGAGGGCATGGTGTTCATGTCTCTGGTGGCTCTGGACATCCTGCTGTTCTACGTGTTCTTTGAAGCCATGCTGATCCCGATGTACTTCCTGATCGGCGGGTTTGGCGGACACCGAGCTCAAGCTTCCAAAGCAGCGGTGAAGTTCCTGCTGTACAACCTTTTCGGTGGCCTGGTCATGCTGGCCGCGGTGATCGGCCTGTACGTGGTCACCGCGGGCAGCGACGCATTCGCATCGGGCACCTTTGATTTCCGGGCCATCGTCACGGCGGTCTCCTCGGGCGAGTTCGTGATCAACCCCGCGGTGGCGAACTTCTTGTTCCTGGGTTTCATGTTCGCGTTCGCGGTCAAGGCACCGCTGTGGCCGTTCCACCGTTGGCTGCCCGACGCCGCGGTCCAGGCGACCCCGGCCAGTGCGGTGCTGATGATGGCTATCATGGACAAGGTCGGCACCTTCGGCATGCTGCGCTACTGCCTGCCGCTGTTTCCCGATGCCTCAACCTATTTCCGTCCGCTGGTCATCACCCTCGCGGTGATCGGCATCATCTACGGTGCCGTCCTCGCGATCGGTCAGACCGATGTGATGCGCCTGATCGCCTACACCTCGATTTCGCACTTCGGTTTCATCATTCTCGGCATCTTCGTGATGACCAGTCAGGGCCAGGCCGGGTCGACGCTATACATGATCAATCACGGGATCTCCACGGCCGCACTGTTCCTGATCGCCGGGTTCCTGGTGTCGCGACGCGGCTCCCGCTTGATCGACGCCTACGGCGGCGTGCAGAAGGTCGCCCCGGTGCTCGCCGGAACGTTCCTGGTGGCCGGCCTGGCGACGTTGTCGCTGCCGGGTCTGGCGCCCTTCATCAGTGAATTCCTGGTTCTCATCGGCACATTCACGCGCTACCCGGTGGTCGCGGTGTTCGCCGCCACCGCGCTGGTGTTGTCCGCGGTGTACATCCTGTGGATGTACCAGCGGATGATGACGGGTCCGGTCCGCGACGGACTACTCGACGGTGACGACGGTGTGCGTGGCTTACATGATTTGGTGCCACGCGAACTCGTCGTCGTGGCACCGTTGATCGCGCTGCTACTGGTGTTGGGCATCTATCCCAAACCCGCGCTGGACGTGATCAATCCGGCCGTGCAGCACACCTTGACCACCATCGGACAGAGCGATCCGGTACCGAGCGCACCACCGACCATCGCCGAGGGGGGCCGCTGA